The proteins below are encoded in one region of Flavobacterium sp. IMCC34852:
- the rsmI gene encoding 16S rRNA (cytidine(1402)-2'-O)-methyltransferase has translation MSKLYIVPTPIGNLEDMTFRAIKVLKEVDLILAEDTRTSGKLLKHFEITTHMHSHHMHNEHKTVENLVKRLQAGESIALISDAGTPAISDPGFLLTRACVENNIEVDCLPGATAFVPALVNSGLPNDRFVFEGFLPEKKGRQTRYLALAEENRTMIFYVSPHKLVKTLAEFVLYFGTDRPVSVSRELSKLHEETIRGTAAEVLKHFEAKPPKGEIVAVVGGKNLK, from the coding sequence ATGTCCAAACTCTACATTGTTCCAACGCCAATAGGCAACTTAGAAGACATGACTTTCAGAGCGATAAAAGTTTTGAAAGAAGTCGATTTGATTTTGGCCGAAGACACACGCACCAGCGGAAAACTTCTCAAACATTTTGAGATTACCACACACATGCATAGCCATCACATGCATAACGAACATAAAACCGTTGAGAATTTGGTCAAGCGTTTGCAAGCCGGAGAATCAATTGCTTTGATAAGTGATGCCGGAACACCTGCGATTTCTGATCCCGGTTTTTTATTGACGCGCGCTTGTGTGGAAAATAATATTGAAGTCGATTGTTTGCCCGGCGCCACGGCTTTTGTACCGGCTTTGGTCAATAGCGGTTTGCCCAACGATAGATTTGTTTTCGAAGGTTTTCTGCCTGAAAAAAAAGGCCGACAAACTCGTTATTTGGCGCTAGCCGAAGAAAACAGAACCATGATTTTCTATGTTTCACCGCATAAATTGGTCAAAACTTTGGCCGAATTTGTACTGTATTTTGGCACAGACCGACCGGTTTCGGTTTCCAGAGAATTATCAAAACTACACGAAGAAACCATTCGCGGAACAGCCGCTGAGGTTTTAAAACACTTTGAAGCCAAACCACCAAAAGGAGAAATCGTGGCGGTCGTAGGCGGAAAAAATTTAAAGTAA